The following are encoded together in the Pseudomonas sp. IB20 genome:
- a CDS encoding carbohydrate ABC transporter permease: MNKVQNNKAWWLVLPVFLLVAFSAVIPMMTVVNYSVQDIFDQSSRYFVGADWYKQVLLDPRLHDSLLRQFIYSACVLLIEIPLGIAIALTMPTKGRWSSLVLIILAIPLLIPWNVVGTIWQIFGRADIGLLGYSLNALGISYNYAANTMDAWVTVLVMDVWHWTSLVALLCYSGLRAIPDVYYQAARIDRASAWAVFRHIQLPKMKSVLLIAVMLRFMDSFMIYTEPFVLTGGGPGNATTFLSQTLTQMAVGQFDLGPAAAFSLVYFLIILLVSWLFYTAMTHSDANR, from the coding sequence ATGAACAAGGTGCAGAACAACAAGGCCTGGTGGCTGGTGTTGCCGGTGTTCCTGCTGGTGGCGTTCAGTGCGGTGATCCCGATGATGACCGTGGTCAACTACTCGGTGCAGGACATCTTCGACCAGTCCAGCCGCTACTTTGTCGGCGCCGACTGGTACAAGCAGGTCTTGCTCGACCCGCGTTTGCACGACTCCTTGCTGCGCCAGTTCATCTACTCGGCCTGCGTGCTGTTGATCGAAATCCCGCTGGGTATCGCCATCGCCCTGACCATGCCGACCAAGGGCCGCTGGTCGTCGCTGGTGCTGATTATTCTGGCGATTCCGCTGCTGATTCCGTGGAACGTGGTGGGCACCATCTGGCAGATCTTCGGCCGCGCCGACATTGGCTTGCTGGGTTACAGCCTCAACGCGTTGGGCATCAGCTACAACTACGCGGCCAACACCATGGACGCGTGGGTCACGGTGCTGGTGATGGACGTGTGGCACTGGACCTCGCTGGTGGCGCTGCTGTGCTACTCGGGGCTGCGGGCGATTCCGGATGTGTACTACCAGGCCGCGCGGATTGATCGTGCGTCCGCCTGGGCGGTGTTCCGACATATCCAGTTGCCGAAGATGAAAAGCGTGCTGCTGATCGCGGTGATGCTGCGCTTCATGGACAGTTTCATGATCTACACCGAGCCCTTCGTGCTCACCGGTGGCGGACCGGGTAACGCCACTACCTTTCTGAGTCAGACGCTGACCCAGATGGCTGTCGGCCAATTCGACCTGGGCCCAGCGGCGGCGTTTTCCCTGGTGTACTTCCTGATCATCCTGTTGGTGTCCTGGCTGTTCTACACCGCCATGACCCATTCCGACGCCAACCGCTGA
- a CDS encoding DUF2160 domain-containing protein, which yields MEWMAWTTPTALFFGGIALLLVGMTTWELRSPSIPRRGVLPISTTRGDRLFIGLLGSAYLHLLVIGVTDWSIWAASALSVVWLLSVMRWG from the coding sequence ATGGAATGGATGGCCTGGACCACCCCCACCGCGTTGTTCTTTGGCGGTATTGCCCTGTTGCTGGTGGGCATGACCACGTGGGAATTGCGCTCGCCGAGCATCCCGCGGCGCGGCGTGTTGCCGATCAGCACCACCCGTGGTGATCGTTTGTTTATCGGTCTTCTCGGCAGCGCTTACCTGCATTTATTGGTGATCGGCGTTACCGACTGGAGCATCTGGGCGGCGTCCGCGCTGTCTGTGGTGTGGCTGTTGAGTGTGATGCGTTGGGGCTAG
- a CDS encoding ABC transporter ATP-binding protein has translation MAEIHLQNLAHSYSPTPAGPEDYAIREMNHVWEQGGAYALLGPSGCGKSTLLNIISGLLSPSEGQVLFDHKVVNDLTPEKRNIAQVFQFPVVYDTMTVFDNLAFPLRNQGMPEAKIHSKVQEIAEVLDLQNLLSKKARNLTADEKQKVSMGRGLVRDDVSAILFDEPLTVIDPHLKWKLRRKLKQIHEQFNITMVYVTHDQLEASTFADKIAVMYGGQIVQFGTPRELFERPSHTFVGYFIGSPGMNLIQVQAEAGGVRFAGTLLPLSEALQQRIRDTGYKKLQVGIRPEFIHVWDEYNPDALQADVTHVEDLGTYKIMTLNLDGAPLKVRLAEDKPVPEGKASISFPAQWLMVYADDYLLEVQP, from the coding sequence ATGGCCGAGATCCATTTGCAGAACCTTGCCCACAGCTACAGCCCTACGCCGGCTGGCCCTGAGGACTACGCGATTCGGGAAATGAACCATGTGTGGGAGCAGGGCGGCGCCTACGCCTTGCTCGGGCCGTCGGGGTGCGGCAAGTCGACCTTGCTGAACATCATCTCCGGCCTGCTCAGCCCGTCGGAAGGCCAGGTGCTGTTCGACCATAAAGTGGTCAACGACCTGACTCCGGAAAAACGCAACATCGCCCAGGTGTTCCAGTTTCCGGTGGTGTACGACACCATGACCGTGTTCGATAATTTGGCCTTTCCGCTGCGCAACCAAGGCATGCCCGAGGCGAAAATTCACAGCAAGGTGCAGGAAATTGCCGAGGTCCTCGACCTGCAAAACCTGCTGAGCAAAAAGGCGCGCAACCTCACGGCCGATGAAAAACAGAAAGTCTCCATGGGCCGTGGCCTGGTACGCGACGACGTGTCGGCGATCCTGTTCGATGAACCGCTGACGGTGATCGACCCGCACCTGAAGTGGAAGCTGCGGCGCAAGCTCAAGCAGATCCACGAGCAGTTCAATATCACCATGGTCTACGTGACCCACGACCAGCTCGAAGCCTCGACCTTTGCCGACAAAATCGCGGTGATGTACGGCGGGCAGATCGTGCAGTTCGGTACGCCGCGCGAGTTGTTCGAGCGGCCCAGCCACACGTTTGTCGGCTATTTCATCGGCAGCCCGGGGATGAACCTGATCCAGGTGCAGGCCGAGGCGGGCGGGGTGCGTTTTGCCGGGACGCTGTTGCCCTTGTCCGAGGCGTTGCAGCAGCGCATCCGTGACACCGGCTACAAGAAACTGCAGGTGGGCATCCGCCCGGAATTTATCCACGTGTGGGACGAGTACAACCCTGACGCGCTGCAGGCCGACGTCACTCACGTCGAAGACCTTGGCACCTACAAAATCATGACCCTTAACCTCGACGGCGCGCCGTTGAAAGTGCGCCTGGCCGAAGACAAGCCGGTGCCCGAAGGCAAAGCCTCGATCAGCTTCCCCGCGCAATGGCTGATGGTCTACGCCGATGACTATCTGCTGGAGGTGCAGCCATGA
- a CDS encoding ABC transporter ATP-binding protein yields MSLTLEHVSRVVEGQTWIDDANLRFEAGSFNVLLGRTLSGKTSLMRLMAGLDKPDSGRILMNGVDVTQKPVRLRNVSMVYQQFINYPTMTVFENIASPLRQAGVSNELIQSKVLETAKMLRIEKFLQRHPLELSGGQQQRTAMARALVKDAELILFDEPLVNLDYKLREELRQEMRELFKARHTIAIYATTEPNEALALGGTTTILHEGRVIQSDKAAEVYHQPQTVLAAELFSEPPINLMPGRISGNEVSFANFVHFPLNVDLRPIGEGEFRFGVRPSHISLVPSNDDDLELAVTVEVAEISGSETFLHVRSEHFLLVLHLPGVHEYDVDAPIRVYIPTHKLFVFDGQGRLVQAPGRRVARVA; encoded by the coding sequence ATGTCATTGACCCTGGAACATGTCTCCCGCGTCGTCGAAGGCCAAACCTGGATCGACGACGCCAACCTGCGTTTCGAAGCCGGTTCCTTCAACGTGTTGCTCGGCCGCACCCTGTCCGGCAAGACCAGCCTGATGCGCCTGATGGCTGGCCTGGACAAGCCCGACAGCGGCCGCATCCTGATGAATGGCGTGGACGTCACGCAAAAGCCGGTACGCCTGCGCAATGTGTCGATGGTCTACCAGCAGTTCATCAACTACCCGACCATGACCGTGTTCGAGAACATCGCCTCGCCGTTGCGCCAGGCCGGTGTGTCCAACGAGCTGATCCAGAGCAAAGTGCTGGAAACCGCGAAGATGCTGCGCATCGAGAAGTTCCTGCAGCGCCACCCGCTGGAGCTGTCGGGCGGCCAGCAGCAACGCACGGCCATGGCTCGTGCGCTGGTCAAAGACGCCGAACTGATCCTGTTCGACGAGCCGCTGGTGAACCTGGACTACAAACTGCGCGAAGAACTGCGTCAGGAAATGCGCGAACTGTTCAAGGCGCGCCATACCATTGCCATCTACGCCACCACCGAACCCAACGAAGCCCTGGCCCTGGGCGGCACCACCACCATCCTGCATGAAGGCCGTGTCATCCAGAGCGACAAGGCTGCCGAGGTGTACCACCAGCCACAGACGGTGCTGGCGGCCGAGCTGTTTTCCGAGCCGCCGATTAACCTGATGCCCGGACGTATCAGCGGCAATGAAGTGAGTTTCGCCAACTTTGTGCACTTCCCGCTCAACGTCGACCTGCGACCCATCGGCGAGGGCGAGTTCCGCTTTGGCGTGCGCCCCAGCCATATCAGCCTGGTGCCGAGCAACGACGATGACCTGGAGCTGGCCGTCACCGTGGAGGTGGCTGAGATCAGCGGCTCGGAAACTTTCCTGCACGTGCGCAGCGAGCATTTCCTGCTGGTGCTGCACCTGCCGGGCGTACACGAGTACGACGTCGACGCGCCGATCCGCGTGTATATCCCCACCCATAAACTCTTTGTGTTCGATGGCCAGGGCCGCTTGGTCCAGGCCCCTGGGCGCCGTGTTGCGAGGGTTGCCTGA
- a CDS encoding carbohydrate ABC transporter permease produces the protein MSKRKLIPLLIYILFLLVPIYWLLNMSFKSNTEILGGLTLFPQDFTLANYKVIFTDPSWYTGYLNSLYYVSLNTVISLSVALPAAYAFSRYRFLGDKHLFFWLLTNRMAPPAVFLLPFFQLYSSIGLFDTHIAVALAHCLFNVPLAVWILEGFMSGVPKEIDETAYIDGYSFPKFFVKIFIPLIGSGIGVTAFFCFMFSWVELLLARTLTSVNAKPIAAVMTRTVSASGIDWGVLAAAGVLTILPGMLVIWFVRNHVAKGFALGRV, from the coding sequence ATGAGCAAACGCAAGCTAATACCCTTACTCATCTACATCCTGTTCCTGCTGGTGCCCATCTACTGGCTGTTGAACATGTCCTTCAAGAGCAACACTGAAATCCTCGGCGGGCTGACGTTGTTTCCGCAGGATTTCACCTTGGCCAACTACAAGGTGATCTTTACCGACCCGAGCTGGTACACCGGCTACCTCAACTCGCTGTACTACGTCAGCCTGAACACCGTGATTTCCCTGAGCGTGGCGCTGCCGGCGGCGTATGCCTTCTCGCGCTACCGTTTTCTGGGTGACAAGCACTTGTTCTTCTGGCTGCTGACCAACCGCATGGCGCCGCCGGCGGTATTCCTGCTGCCGTTTTTCCAGCTGTATTCGTCCATCGGGTTGTTTGATACCCACATCGCTGTGGCCCTGGCCCATTGCCTGTTCAACGTGCCGTTGGCGGTGTGGATCCTTGAAGGCTTCATGTCCGGGGTGCCCAAGGAAATCGACGAAACCGCCTACATCGACGGCTACTCGTTTCCCAAGTTTTTCGTGAAGATTTTTATTCCGCTGATCGGCTCCGGCATCGGTGTGACGGCGTTTTTCTGCTTCATGTTTTCCTGGGTCGAGCTGCTGCTGGCGCGCACCCTGACCTCGGTCAACGCCAAGCCCATCGCGGCGGTGATGACCCGCACGGTGTCAGCCTCAGGGATTGATTGGGGCGTTCTGGCGGCGGCGGGGGTGTTGACCATCCTGCCGGGCATGCTGGTGATCTGGTTTGTTCGCAACCACGTGGCCAAGGGCTTTGCCCTCGGCCGGGTCTGA